The Actinobacillus equuli genome includes a window with the following:
- a CDS encoding autotransporter domain-containing protein: MKSKSLVVAMATMLALSTEADASKLASELATTARYYPNAANSYNKYSSMYSGYYTNNNNRNYYSSWFNPARYRGTITRTVTTKINGVIVTKIYTTVNGRTTVRVIISDGKPTVVNKPTTPPTRPVVDTKPVVTPTQPVVDKKPVETPTRPVIDKKPVEPPVQPVVDKKPVETPTRPVVRNPVENPSQPIVDTKPVVDTPTQPIVDTKPVREPEPPISDTGPIIIRPSKPIATRSPIVASDVPTRGEQWNDRSRGYNLHDPNNKANVTLDGSGVIVGILDSGFKNYLMANDIEKKFGHRAEIIETGRSAPSSATHGIMVAEMVGGGTSNNGVAPKAKLLLADITRTTANGSGLLASASFYNDLWNRGARIFNQSYGIPKPLTYFNNDSRSMYYYERQFDSSILNVYKNKVKDGGLFIWAAGNNRGDKDPSVQAGLPHYMPELEKGWISVVALATRSSNSLGNFEWSNLLPYSQAGVAKNWTVSAMGDYVFNLRGSNVVSSGSSFAAPAVTGTAALVKQKYPWMDGNLIKQSILTTATDIGARGVDDVYGWGLLNVEKATKGPARFDKGLAFADNVTVNIPNGRYEFSNDIDGNAGLVKNGKGELVLSGASTFEGVTTLNEGAITINGKKYASKVNVGNRGTLVANSTTLENGVNNEGTFVNQGYSTINNNYIASAQSTLVSDLGSNLNVKGEVDLNNSTLALTAEKDGKAQYVTAKGVTTSAITSDTAIKGNFSAIETSGLLNATAVKTSENEISATVSRKNVADYVNKTTSGEAMWENVAMALENSFTTLDSQIEENKGTTTATNDSFAQQAAVLQNSIANANTQSVVLDSLSGQIYASAQALTFENAETVNKDLSNRLVMLGALDNIGNTAGVWVTGIYGNGTLKEAGFGEGKTNTYAGQLGFDKQFTDDVILGAALNYSKADVSFNRYGGSSKADGIGASLYARVGNKHKTPWYVQGRVGYGSVDSDVERNIILADNNVSTAKINHRDKVLSAYVESGYDFKMGNLAFTPFVGLNHDVVRRGAFSEENSQFGLTADKATYKQTSGLVGLRTSLDVNVAGMKTTLQGYVNHQKAFNDEDLSFKASYTGLQDAKFDVKGIGLAKSKTWVGVGALTEVNKNTSLYVNYDLKLTKSKGHNNVVTAGVRVTF, translated from the coding sequence ATGAAAAGCAAGAGCTTAGTTGTTGCGATGGCAACAATGTTAGCCTTATCAACCGAGGCAGATGCAAGTAAGCTAGCCAGCGAGCTTGCGACCACTGCGAGATATTATCCGAATGCGGCGAATAGCTATAATAAATATTCGTCAATGTATTCAGGATATTATACGAATAATAACAATCGGAATTATTATTCGTCTTGGTTTAATCCAGCTCGCTATCGGGGTACTATTACCCGAACGGTAACGACCAAAATAAATGGTGTCATCGTTACCAAAATTTATACAACAGTAAATGGTAGAACCACTGTTCGAGTTATTATCTCAGATGGTAAACCAACTGTTGTAAATAAACCGACAACACCGCCAACAAGGCCTGTCGTAGATACCAAACCGGTTGTAACGCCAACTCAACCGGTAGTTGACAAAAAACCGGTTGAGACACCAACTCGACCAGTTATCGACAAAAAGCCTGTTGAGCCTCCAGTTCAACCTGTAGTGGACAAGAAACCTGTTGAGACGCCTACTCGACCGGTTGTTCGTAATCCGGTTGAAAACCCAAGCCAGCCTATCGTAGATACGAAACCGGTTGTTGATACGCCAACGCAACCTATCGTAGATACTAAGCCGGTTCGTGAACCTGAACCACCTATCTCTGATACAGGTCCTATCATTATTCGTCCAAGTAAGCCTATCGCAACACGCTCTCCAATTGTTGCATCTGATGTGCCTACTCGAGGCGAACAATGGAATGACCGTTCACGCGGTTATAACTTACACGATCCAAATAACAAGGCCAATGTTACCTTGGATGGTAGTGGTGTAATCGTTGGTATTTTAGATAGCGGCTTTAAAAACTATCTGATGGCAAACGATATCGAGAAAAAATTCGGTCATCGTGCTGAAATCATTGAAACAGGCCGTTCTGCGCCTTCATCGGCAACTCACGGTATTATGGTGGCAGAAATGGTGGGTGGTGGTACATCAAACAACGGTGTAGCACCGAAAGCTAAACTACTTTTAGCGGATATTACTCGAACCACCGCCAATGGTTCAGGTTTATTGGCTAGCGCTTCATTTTATAACGATTTATGGAATAGAGGTGCGAGAATCTTCAATCAGTCATATGGTATTCCAAAACCATTAACTTACTTTAACAATGATAGTCGTTCTATGTACTATTACGAACGCCAATTCGATAGTAGCATCTTGAATGTCTATAAAAATAAAGTAAAAGACGGCGGTTTATTTATTTGGGCTGCGGGTAATAACCGTGGTGATAAAGATCCGAGCGTTCAAGCAGGTTTACCTCACTATATGCCGGAATTGGAGAAGGGTTGGATTTCTGTTGTTGCGTTAGCGACAAGAAGCTCTAACAGTTTAGGTAATTTTGAATGGAGCAATTTATTACCATACTCTCAAGCGGGTGTGGCGAAAAATTGGACCGTTTCAGCAATGGGCGACTACGTTTTCAACTTAAGAGGTAGCAACGTAGTATCAAGTGGTTCATCATTTGCTGCGCCGGCCGTAACTGGTACTGCAGCATTAGTGAAACAAAAATACCCTTGGATGGATGGTAACTTAATCAAACAATCTATCTTAACCACAGCAACCGATATCGGTGCGCGTGGTGTAGATGATGTATATGGTTGGGGTTTACTCAATGTTGAAAAAGCTACCAAGGGTCCTGCACGTTTTGACAAAGGCCTAGCATTTGCAGATAACGTGACTGTTAATATCCCAAATGGACGTTATGAGTTCTCGAATGATATTGACGGTAACGCCGGCTTAGTTAAAAATGGTAAGGGTGAACTTGTCTTATCAGGTGCAAGTACTTTTGAAGGTGTAACAACCTTAAACGAAGGTGCTATCACCATTAACGGTAAGAAATATGCGTCAAAAGTCAATGTAGGTAATCGTGGTACTTTAGTTGCAAACAGTACAACGTTAGAAAATGGCGTAAATAACGAAGGTACGTTTGTTAACCAAGGTTATTCAACCATCAACAATAACTACATCGCTTCAGCGCAAAGTACGTTAGTGTCAGATTTAGGTTCTAACTTAAATGTGAAAGGTGAAGTAGATTTAAATAATTCAACTTTAGCACTAACCGCAGAAAAAGATGGTAAAGCACAATATGTTACAGCGAAAGGTGTAACTACTTCTGCAATTACCTCTGATACTGCAATTAAAGGCAACTTTAGTGCGATTGAAACTTCTGGCTTATTAAATGCGACGGCAGTTAAAACCAGTGAGAATGAGATCAGTGCAACAGTTAGCCGTAAAAATGTTGCAGATTATGTGAACAAAACAACCTCTGGCGAAGCAATGTGGGAAAATGTTGCTATGGCGTTAGAAAACAGTTTCACTACTTTAGATTCACAAATTGAGGAAAATAAAGGCACAACAACTGCAACGAATGACTCTTTTGCACAACAAGCGGCTGTTTTACAAAATAGCATTGCAAATGCTAATACGCAAAGCGTAGTCTTAGATAGCTTATCTGGTCAAATTTATGCGTCAGCGCAGGCGCTTACTTTTGAAAATGCAGAAACAGTAAACAAAGACTTATCTAACCGTTTAGTGATGCTTGGTGCATTAGATAATATCGGTAACACCGCAGGTGTGTGGGTAACCGGTATTTACGGAAACGGTACCTTAAAAGAAGCAGGATTCGGTGAAGGTAAAACAAATACCTATGCAGGCCAACTAGGTTTTGATAAACAATTCACTGACGATGTTATTTTAGGTGCTGCGCTTAATTACTCAAAAGCGGATGTAAGCTTCAACCGTTACGGTGGTAGCTCAAAAGCGGATGGAATTGGTGCGTCTTTATATGCTCGTGTAGGTAACAAGCACAAAACACCTTGGTATGTACAAGGTCGTGTAGGTTACGGCAGTGTTGATTCAGATGTCGAACGTAATATTATTTTGGCGGATAATAACGTGAGTACAGCAAAAATTAACCACCGTGATAAAGTGCTTTCTGCTTATGTAGAGTCAGGCTATGACTTCAAAATGGGTAATCTTGCATTTACACCGTTTGTCGGTTTAAATCACGATGTTGTCAGACGTGGCGCATTTAGTGAGGAAAACAGTCAATTCGGTTTAACTGCAGATAAAGCAACCTATAAACAAACTAGCGGACTTGTTGGTTTACGTACGTCATTAGATGTAAACGTTGCAGGGATGAAAACAACCCTTCAAGGTTATGTAAATCACCAAAAAGCGTTTAATGATGAAGATCTTAGCTTTAAAGCAAGCTATACCGGTTTACAAGATGCGAAATTCGATGTGAAAGGTATCGGTCTTGCGAAAAGCAAAACGTGGGTTGGTGTAGGTGCATTAACCGAAGTGAACAAAAACACCTCGTTATATGTTAACTACGATTTAAAACTTACGAAAAGTAAAGGTCATAACAATGTTGTGACTGCTGGTGTGAGAGTAACTTTCTAA
- the rppH gene encoding RNA pyrophosphohydrolase, which produces MIDFDGYRPNVGIVICNKAGQVLWAKRFGQNSWQFPQGGINEGENIETAMYRELYEEVGLTKKDVRLLWASKYWLKYKLPKRLVRSDGSQPVCIGQKQRWFLLQLLSDENSIDLKTTKSPEFDGWRWVSFWYPVRQVVSFKRDVYRKVMKEFAGVLLNESKKVETVEKPRIERTEKRDVQKRDYQKREFRKPSRAWNNQQQKGKS; this is translated from the coding sequence GTGATCGATTTCGATGGCTACCGCCCAAATGTTGGTATCGTCATTTGTAATAAAGCAGGACAAGTTCTGTGGGCAAAACGGTTTGGACAAAACTCTTGGCAATTTCCGCAAGGCGGAATTAACGAGGGCGAAAACATTGAAACGGCAATGTACCGTGAGCTCTATGAAGAAGTCGGCTTAACCAAAAAAGATGTACGATTATTATGGGCGTCTAAATATTGGCTGAAATATAAATTACCCAAACGCTTAGTGCGTAGTGATGGCTCTCAGCCGGTGTGTATCGGGCAAAAACAACGTTGGTTTTTGCTACAACTTCTCAGTGATGAAAATTCGATTGATTTAAAAACAACCAAAAGTCCAGAGTTTGACGGTTGGCGTTGGGTGAGCTTTTGGTATCCGGTGCGTCAGGTGGTTTCGTTTAAGCGAGATGTGTATCGCAAAGTGATGAAAGAATTTGCCGGTGTGTTATTAAATGAATCGAAAAAAGTAGAAACAGTTGAAAAACCACGTATAGAACGTACGGAAAAACGAGATGTTCAAAAACGTGACTATCAAAAACGCGAATTTCGCAAACCTAGCCGTGCGTGGAATAATCAGCAACAGAAAGGAAAATCGTAA
- the lgt gene encoding prolipoprotein diacylglyceryl transferase, whose translation MNEQFIQFPQIDPIIFSLGPISLRWYGLMYLIGFGFAYWLGMRRAKNSNGVWTTEQVDQLIYTCFWGVVLGGRIGDVFFYNFDRLLQDPMFLFRIWEGGMSFHGGLIGVIVAMIWVSFRQKRSFWQTSDFIAPLIPFGLGMGRIGNFINDELWGRVTDVPWAVLFPSGGYLPRHPSQLYEFFLEGVVLFFILNGFIKKARPAGSVAGLFLIGYGVFRFLVEYVRDIDPNVNTVDDLITRGQLLSLPMIIGGLAIIIWAYSRKKA comes from the coding sequence ATGAACGAACAATTTATTCAATTTCCACAAATTGATCCGATTATTTTTAGCCTTGGTCCAATCTCCCTACGTTGGTACGGTTTGATGTATTTAATCGGTTTCGGTTTCGCTTATTGGCTAGGTATGCGCCGTGCAAAAAATTCCAACGGCGTTTGGACAACCGAACAAGTTGATCAGCTTATTTATACCTGCTTCTGGGGCGTGGTATTAGGTGGGCGTATCGGTGATGTGTTTTTCTATAATTTCGACCGCTTGTTACAGGACCCAATGTTCTTATTCCGTATTTGGGAAGGCGGTATGTCATTCCACGGTGGTTTAATCGGTGTGATTGTTGCAATGATTTGGGTTTCGTTCCGCCAAAAACGCAGCTTCTGGCAAACATCAGATTTTATTGCGCCACTGATTCCGTTCGGGCTTGGTATGGGACGTATCGGTAACTTTATCAATGATGAACTTTGGGGACGTGTCACCGATGTGCCTTGGGCGGTATTATTCCCAAGCGGCGGTTATTTACCTCGTCATCCTTCGCAGCTCTATGAGTTTTTCTTAGAAGGCGTGGTATTGTTCTTTATTCTCAATGGGTTTATCAAAAAAGCTCGTCCGGCAGGTTCGGTGGCAGGACTGTTCTTAATCGGTTACGGTGTGTTCCGCTTCTTAGTCGAATATGTGCGTGATATCGACCCGAACGTAAACACGGTAGATGATTTGATTACGCGAGGACAGTTATTATCATTACCAATGATTATCGGCGGACTAGCGATAATAATCTGGGCATATTCTCGTAAAAAAGCATAA
- the trpS gene encoding tryptophan--tRNA ligase gives MTKPIVFSGVQPSGELTIGNYLGALRNWVKMQDDYDCLFCIVDLHAITVRQDPAALRKASLDVLALYLACGIDPNKSTIFIQSHVPEHTQLAWVLNCYTYFGEMSRMTQFKDKSARYEENVNVGLFTYPVLMAADILLYQANQVPVGDDQKQHLEITRDIANRFNALYGKKDAEGNVVEPVFQVPEVFIAKAGARVMSLLEPTKKMSKSDDNRNNVIGLLEDPKAVAKKIKRAMTDGDEPPVVRYDRENKAGVSNLLDILSAVSGKTIAELEAEFEGKMYGHLKTEVAEQVSALLTDLQERYNHFRQDEALLEKIFREGAEKARVRARKTLEEVYKLVGFVQ, from the coding sequence ATGACCAAACCTATTGTATTTAGTGGTGTGCAGCCATCGGGCGAATTGACGATCGGGAACTATTTAGGCGCATTGCGTAACTGGGTGAAAATGCAAGACGATTACGATTGCCTTTTCTGTATTGTTGATTTACACGCCATTACCGTACGCCAAGATCCGGCAGCGTTACGTAAAGCATCTTTAGACGTATTAGCCCTTTATTTAGCTTGTGGTATCGATCCGAATAAAAGCACGATTTTCATTCAATCGCACGTACCAGAACATACTCAATTAGCGTGGGTATTAAATTGCTACACTTATTTCGGTGAAATGAGCCGTATGACCCAATTTAAAGATAAATCGGCACGTTATGAAGAAAACGTAAACGTGGGCTTATTTACTTACCCTGTATTAATGGCAGCGGATATTTTACTTTATCAAGCAAATCAAGTGCCGGTTGGTGATGACCAAAAACAACACTTAGAAATTACTCGTGATATCGCCAACCGTTTTAATGCGCTATATGGCAAAAAAGATGCGGAAGGTAATGTAGTTGAGCCGGTTTTCCAAGTACCGGAAGTGTTTATTGCGAAAGCCGGCGCGCGAGTGATGTCATTGCTTGAACCAACCAAAAAAATGTCGAAATCAGATGACAACCGTAATAATGTCATCGGTTTATTAGAAGACCCGAAAGCGGTTGCGAAGAAAATCAAACGTGCGATGACCGATGGCGATGAGCCGCCTGTGGTACGTTATGACCGTGAAAATAAAGCCGGCGTATCAAACTTATTAGATATTCTTTCTGCGGTAAGTGGTAAAACCATTGCGGAATTAGAAGCGGAATTTGAAGGTAAAATGTATGGTCATTTAAAAACCGAAGTAGCGGAACAAGTTTCGGCACTTCTAACGGATCTTCAAGAGCGTTATAACCACTTCCGTCAAGATGAAGCGTTACTCGAAAAAATCTTCCGAGAAGGGGCGGAAAAAGCTAGAGTACGAGCAAGAAAAACACTTGAAGAAGTGTATAAATTAGTCGGATTCGTACAATAA
- the matP gene encoding macrodomain Ter protein MatP, translating to MRYQKLEIQEANWKWKYLLKKHREGENITKYEETSLIELKVQLLTTLQHSPEEIEQWIKMEMTAEQRKKMRQSIRAKRKRFFNAEKPTTKKKSIDLEYASWLRLSKYSKEREMTLSEAINHLIDELENQHIYLDQMEKMKSSLKDLLK from the coding sequence ATGCGCTATCAAAAGTTAGAGATTCAAGAAGCGAATTGGAAATGGAAGTATTTGCTCAAAAAGCATCGAGAAGGTGAAAATATCACTAAGTACGAAGAAACCAGTTTGATTGAGCTGAAAGTCCAACTTTTAACGACGCTTCAACATTCGCCGGAAGAAATCGAGCAATGGATTAAAATGGAGATGACGGCGGAGCAACGTAAGAAAATGCGCCAGTCGATTCGTGCCAAGCGTAAGCGTTTTTTTAATGCGGAGAAACCAACGACGAAGAAAAAATCGATCGATTTAGAATATGCGAGTTGGTTACGTTTATCGAAGTATTCGAAGGAAAGAGAGATGACGTTGTCCGAAGCTATCAATCATTTGATTGATGAGTTGGAGAATCAACATATCTATTTGGATCAGATGGAAAAAATGAAATCCAGCCTAAAAGACTTGCTGAAATAA
- a CDS encoding phosphoglycolate phosphatase → MTTKYKVIGFDLDGTLVNTLPDLTLVVNSMFAEHGLPTTTQEKVLTWIGKGADIFFQNAIAYTGQVFEAQKLVQLRTSFDKYYATYICEESVLYPNVKQTLETLKAQGYTLVVITNKPTKLVEPVLSAFGIFELFSEYLGGQSLPKIKPHPDPMLYICEKFAIQPSEMLFVGDSENDVIAAKAAGCDVVGLTYGYNYNVPIEQSNPTFVTGEFADVLKFVS, encoded by the coding sequence ATGACTACAAAATATAAAGTAATTGGTTTCGATCTTGACGGTACATTAGTAAATACCCTACCGGATTTAACTTTGGTGGTTAATTCGATGTTTGCCGAACATGGTCTGCCGACTACCACTCAAGAAAAAGTATTAACTTGGATTGGTAAAGGTGCGGATATTTTCTTTCAAAATGCGATTGCTTATACAGGACAAGTGTTTGAAGCACAAAAATTAGTGCAGCTACGCACCAGTTTCGATAAATATTATGCGACTTATATTTGTGAAGAAAGTGTACTTTATCCAAATGTAAAACAGACATTAGAAACCTTAAAAGCACAAGGTTATACGCTTGTGGTCATCACAAATAAACCAACCAAATTAGTTGAGCCGGTATTAAGCGCATTCGGGATTTTTGAATTATTCAGCGAATATTTAGGCGGACAATCGTTACCGAAAATCAAACCGCATCCGGATCCGATGTTGTATATCTGTGAAAAATTTGCGATTCAGCCAAGTGAAATGTTATTTGTCGGCGATTCGGAAAATGACGTGATTGCCGCCAAAGCCGCCGGTTGTGATGTGGTCGGCTTAACTTACGGCTATAACTACAACGTACCAATCGAGCAATCAAACCCAACCTTCGTTACCGGTGAATTTGCCGATGTCTTAAAGTTTGTCAGCTAA
- a CDS encoding sulfite exporter TauE/SafE family protein yields the protein MIEVFLSCLALGTIVGFLAGLFGIGGGLIIVPSLVYLLPMAGVTPENLMSAALGTSFSTIVITAFSSAQRHHKLGNVDIQVSKYFIPALMTSVFLAGLVISNLDAKLMSKIFAIMVLYLAARMLFSLKKTPQIKPLTTQSTIIAGGVIGMLSSMAGIAGGAFIVPFLNSRGFEMKRAIGTSSFCGAFLGLSGTISFIVSGWNIEMPDYSLGYVYLPALFGITLTSYFTSKLGANAANVLPVAILKKAFAVMLVAIAVNMFLK from the coding sequence ATGATAGAAGTATTTTTGAGTTGTCTTGCATTAGGTACAATCGTCGGCTTTTTAGCCGGTTTATTCGGTATTGGCGGCGGTTTAATTATCGTGCCAAGCTTAGTTTACTTATTGCCGATGGCGGGCGTAACGCCGGAAAACTTGATGTCTGCCGCGCTAGGCACCTCATTTTCAACCATTGTAATTACCGCATTTTCCTCGGCACAACGTCATCACAAATTGGGTAATGTAGATATACAAGTCAGCAAGTATTTCATTCCTGCTTTAATGACTTCCGTGTTTCTTGCAGGCTTGGTCATCAGTAATTTAGATGCCAAATTAATGTCGAAAATATTTGCAATCATGGTGTTGTATTTAGCGGCAAGAATGTTGTTTTCTTTGAAAAAAACACCTCAAATTAAACCGCTTACCACTCAATCTACTATCATAGCTGGTGGTGTGATTGGTATGTTATCAAGTATGGCGGGGATTGCCGGCGGTGCATTTATCGTACCATTTCTAAATAGCCGTGGTTTTGAAATGAAACGGGCTATCGGTACTTCATCATTCTGCGGCGCATTTTTAGGTTTGTCCGGTACGATTAGTTTTATTGTAAGCGGTTGGAATATTGAAATGCCGGATTATTCGCTTGGGTATGTTTATCTACCAGCATTATTCGGCATTACATTAACCTCTTATTTTACTTCTAAACTGGGAGCGAATGCGGCAAATGTGTTACCAGTCGCAATCTTGAAAAAAGCCTTTGCGGTGATGTTAGTTGCGATTGCGGTTAATATGTTTTTAAAATAG